A stretch of the Clavibacter sp. B3I6 genome encodes the following:
- the rplS gene encoding 50S ribosomal protein L19 codes for MHILDSVDKASLRSDIPDFRAGDTVKVHVNIVEGSRSRIQVFQGIVIGRQGEGVRETFCVRKVSFQVGVERTFPVHSPVIDHIEVVTRGDVRRAKLYFLRDLRGKKAKIKEKRS; via the coding sequence ATGCACATCCTCGATTCCGTCGACAAGGCGTCGCTGCGGTCGGACATCCCCGACTTCCGCGCCGGCGACACGGTCAAGGTCCACGTCAACATCGTCGAGGGCAGCCGCTCGCGCATCCAGGTGTTCCAGGGCATCGTCATCGGCCGCCAGGGCGAGGGCGTCCGCGAGACGTTCTGCGTCCGCAAGGTCAGCTTCCAGGTCGGCGTCGAGCGCACCTTCCCGGTGCACTCCCCGGTCATCGACCACATCGAGGTCGTGACGCGCGGCGACGTGCGCCGCGCCAAGCTGTACTTCCTGCGCGACCTGCGCGGCAAGAAGGCGAAGATCAAGGAGAAGCGCTCCTAG
- a CDS encoding DUF2469 family protein translates to MDDDEFEDYDREVELALYREYRDIVSQFKYVVETERRFYLANEVELVRRDTEHDFYFELSMTDVWVWDVYRSDRFVKSVRVLTFKDVNVEELSAKEFELPKELAIDE, encoded by the coding sequence ATGGATGACGACGAGTTCGAGGACTACGACCGCGAGGTGGAGCTGGCGCTCTACCGGGAGTACCGGGACATCGTGTCCCAGTTCAAGTACGTGGTCGAGACCGAGCGGCGCTTCTACCTCGCGAACGAGGTCGAGCTGGTGCGCCGGGACACGGAGCACGACTTCTACTTCGAGCTCAGCATGACCGACGTGTGGGTCTGGGACGTCTACCGCTCCGACCGGTTCGTGAAGTCGGTGCGCGTGCTCACCTTCAAGGACGTCAACGTCGAGGAGCTGTCCGCGAAGGAGTTCGAGCTCCCCAAGGAGCTCGCCATCGACGAGTAG
- a CDS encoding ribonuclease HII, with translation MPVADPTLELERELLTAGASLVIGCDEVGRGALAGPVAVGMAALGSDAPAFPAGLRDSKMLSEKRREALHPEVSAWVRHSAVGMASAQEVDELGITACLGLAGRRALVELHHLGVPLLDSVVLLDGSHDWLTPALAHPVPVRLRIKADRDCASVAAASVLAKVHRDRLMAAWHEEAPEYGWAGNKGYGSPAHLDAIRTSGASRIHRRTWLSGVLASPAT, from the coding sequence ATGCCGGTCGCGGATCCCACCCTCGAGCTGGAACGCGAGCTCCTCACCGCGGGCGCCTCGCTCGTCATCGGCTGCGACGAGGTCGGCCGCGGTGCGCTGGCCGGCCCGGTCGCTGTCGGCATGGCCGCGCTCGGGTCGGACGCCCCGGCGTTCCCCGCCGGCCTCCGCGACTCCAAGATGCTCAGCGAGAAGCGCCGCGAGGCGCTCCACCCCGAGGTGTCCGCGTGGGTCAGGCACTCGGCCGTCGGCATGGCCTCCGCGCAGGAGGTCGACGAGCTCGGCATCACGGCGTGCCTCGGCCTCGCCGGCCGTCGCGCGCTCGTGGAGCTCCACCACCTGGGGGTCCCGCTCCTCGACAGCGTCGTGCTCCTCGACGGATCGCATGACTGGCTCACGCCCGCGCTCGCCCACCCGGTCCCGGTGCGGCTGCGGATCAAGGCCGATCGGGACTGCGCGTCCGTCGCCGCGGCGTCCGTCCTCGCCAAGGTGCACCGCGACCGGCTCATGGCCGCGTGGCACGAGGAGGCGCCCGAGTACGGCTGGGCGGGCAACAAGGGCTACGGCAGTCCGGCGCACCTCGACGCGATCCGCACGAGCGGGGCGTCCCGCATCCACCGGCGCACCTGGCTCTCCGGCGTCCTCGCGTCGCCCGCGACCTGA
- the lepB gene encoding signal peptidase I codes for MTDSTAPVETRSSGKHSGSTSRGWKTFLRDVLVIFVVALLVSVLIKAFLIRSFYIPSASMEDTLQINDRIVVNQLTPDLMPLQRGDVVVFRDPGGWLLPSPAVDKPPLAAAVDWALTTVGLSASDSNDHLIKRLIGLPGDHVVCCNSLGQMSVNDVPLDEPYIKLVPGDTSASDDPFDVTVPADSLWVMGDNRGNSADSRYNQSGPTHGFVPIDHVVGRAFVITWPIDRWSIISDRPGTFGDVPDPAPAG; via the coding sequence ATGACAGACAGCACGGCGCCCGTGGAGACGAGATCCTCGGGCAAGCACAGCGGCAGCACGTCGCGGGGATGGAAGACGTTCCTCCGGGACGTCCTCGTCATCTTCGTGGTGGCCCTCCTCGTCTCGGTCCTGATCAAGGCGTTCCTGATCCGGTCGTTCTACATCCCCTCCGCGTCCATGGAGGACACGCTGCAGATCAACGACCGGATCGTGGTGAACCAGCTCACGCCCGACCTCATGCCCCTGCAGCGCGGCGACGTCGTCGTGTTCCGCGACCCGGGCGGCTGGCTGCTCCCGTCGCCCGCCGTCGACAAGCCGCCGCTCGCGGCCGCCGTCGACTGGGCGCTCACCACCGTCGGCCTGTCCGCGTCGGACAGCAACGACCACCTCATCAAGCGCCTCATCGGCCTGCCGGGCGACCACGTCGTCTGCTGCAACTCCCTCGGCCAGATGAGCGTCAACGACGTCCCCCTCGACGAGCCGTACATCAAGCTCGTCCCCGGCGACACGAGCGCATCCGACGACCCGTTCGACGTCACCGTCCCCGCGGACTCCCTCTGGGTCATGGGCGACAACCGCGGGAACTCCGCGGACTCCCGCTACAACCAGTCGGGCCCCACGCACGGCTTCGTCCCCATCGACCACGTGGTCGGTAGAGCTTTCGTCATCACGTGGCCCATCGACCGCTGGTCGATCATCAGCGACCGCCCCGGGACGTTCGGCGACGTGCCCGATCCCGCCCCCGCGGGCTGA